From a region of the Streptacidiphilus albus JL83 genome:
- a CDS encoding sensor histidine kinase: MNGVVDAADRPARRFGAVLNAGLGAVLALVLVLVAARYAREGRVWLFDVAVGVVVCAAALLRDRLRGWAPVFGLAVAGTAGLVAVVAGLPGEPGGAAVLGLLVLAGTAVRSLPARRAAGVAFGGVTLFAGGLFGVEHTAGASTTAFRIGLQLWCVGLGCGLGLRFRDHRRRAMAESVRRDERLALARELHDVVAHHITGVVLQAQGARIVARRNPEQLDGTLAGIEAAGTEALAAMRRVVGLLRDAEDAVGTASGPEQLVDLVRRFEGHGPAVRLDQPTGTADWPPEVTSTVHRIVQEGLTNIARHAAHARSAVVSVRRVDAGVAVEVRDDAPPVSVRPPRPGGFGLIGMRERVEALGGTLYAGPGPGAGSEGAGWTVSAVLPLEERR; encoded by the coding sequence GTGAACGGAGTAGTGGATGCGGCAGACCGGCCGGCCCGACGGTTCGGGGCCGTGCTGAATGCCGGGCTCGGCGCGGTCCTCGCCCTGGTGCTGGTCCTGGTGGCGGCCCGGTACGCCCGGGAGGGGCGGGTCTGGCTGTTCGATGTCGCTGTGGGCGTGGTGGTCTGCGCCGCCGCGCTGCTGCGCGACCGGCTCCGGGGGTGGGCGCCGGTGTTCGGGCTGGCCGTGGCGGGGACGGCCGGCCTGGTCGCCGTGGTCGCCGGGCTGCCCGGCGAGCCGGGGGGAGCGGCGGTGCTGGGCCTGCTGGTACTGGCTGGAACGGCGGTCCGCTCGCTGCCGGCCCGTCGGGCCGCCGGGGTCGCCTTCGGCGGCGTGACGCTGTTCGCGGGCGGCCTGTTCGGCGTCGAGCACACGGCCGGCGCCTCGACCACCGCGTTCCGTATCGGGCTGCAGCTGTGGTGCGTCGGGCTCGGCTGCGGGCTGGGCCTGCGGTTCCGCGACCATCGCCGCCGGGCCATGGCGGAGTCGGTGCGCCGCGACGAACGACTGGCTCTGGCACGGGAGTTGCATGATGTGGTGGCTCATCACATCACCGGCGTGGTGCTCCAGGCCCAGGGCGCGCGGATCGTCGCCCGACGGAACCCCGAACAGCTGGACGGCACGCTGGCCGGCATCGAGGCGGCGGGGACCGAGGCACTGGCCGCGATGCGCCGGGTGGTGGGCCTGCTGCGGGACGCCGAGGACGCGGTCGGCACCGCGTCCGGACCCGAGCAACTCGTCGACCTGGTCCGCCGCTTCGAGGGACACGGTCCGGCGGTGCGGCTCGACCAGCCGACCGGTACCGCGGACTGGCCGCCGGAGGTGACCAGCACCGTCCATCGGATCGTCCAGGAGGGCCTCACCAATATCGCCCGCCATGCCGCTCACGCGCGTTCGGCGGTCGTCAGCGTCCGCCGGGTGGACGCCGGGGTCGCGGTGGAGGTGCGGGACGACGCCCCGCCGGTGTCCGTGCGCCCGCCGCGGCCGGGTGGGTTCGGGCTGATCGGGATGCGCGAGCGGGTCGAGGCGCTGGGCGGGACGCTGTACGCCGGTCCCGGTCCCGGTGCGGGGTCCGAGGGCGCGGGCTGGACGGTGTCGGCCGTTCTGCCGCTGGAGGAGCGACGATGA
- a CDS encoding DNA repair ATPase gives MGVEDGTYQLLRARLADRSAELGRRTAELNSRRQKVFGARELELSGSERLRTAGEARPCGLVAVTDEVLLLGTSAPGPEQGMLSLHRLDGGPGAEVPGLLDAPRFQHDLAELLRYYRDARLADLVRTPAGLLLAVFRTGTGGGAAEGRAPEDIRVLRWQLSGDRWEYLDGHGERDLPRHPPFELDWTPTGREQHRQGRIVIDLPGDTGSGTGGAVSVATTGGMLTVAAADGRTLFEEPVAEPLQSLADATVDHASPAPLLVLRIRPYKEPEDRYLVVNTRTGSVRRHDSLAQGARLLPAEQGLIFPDGCELADGTHRSFRAEAGAMRFDAVVHSPNGEDLLYVLRSPGRARVLLLPWNTVRREAGAPLHGAAHTLLPDGTLVLLKPGREAVRSHDVQLWHTPFTSAEYAAAQPVGEGPLARIGNADLVRGIADCLDAVRSGAADDTDPAVVVDACAKAADRHHWLAATGLLEPLAELRAAAELLGAERERVAALAVRAAEALDQAREQTAALLRRAQGEPPTDADAWALLLDGLRRAQGRTRLLRELPQLDLEALAEVEQRLAAGLTAATGRALAFLAGPDAFTAPLAAAEAAAVEAAATGTAAEAAELAARLTAQAEALTTVGDLVTGAQLGDGQSDNGGAPGEGDGADATTGTAVLLALGEVLAAVNRARAVLDARRRSLLDEEHRAAHAAESALLAQATTAGLAAADTPAGCDEQLARLLLRLDGLDARFAEAEDLAERLAARREEIQQAFAVRRQSLLDEAAARAARTAASAGRALEALRRRLAALPAAEDVHTCLATDPMAVRVRSAAAELRELGDPVRAQELDDGLTAAGRLAARALRDRAELSADGGATVRLGRHRFAVHREPVELALLPDGDGLVYAVTGTGYRRPATDPALLAGREFWTQTLVSEDPGLCRAEYLATGLLDATSPSFSGTDGEAIGAELLELVRRAAETAYDEGYERGVHDQDAALILGALRRLRAGAGLLRHPAPQRATAQLFWAHGASETARSAWQLRARSLTAARAAFGPGSAPTPADVPAPLTVPAALTDLAAELTDAIDAFARATGLPPAPDVGTYLAEELAAAPEGFACGSAARQLLDGLRHAAGPRPEEDLRQLGDDLAARHQLATGWLDSYADATGLPAADRAARPEAVALLCAADLPRYPVDAPLSETVDGLLGRHPRIQDRRLTVRIDELPYRAAAFRRQRVPAHRAFQRQRAELLTAERNRLRLEEYRPRPLSGFVRNQLIDEVYLPLVGDNLARQLGAADSASADRSGLLLLLSPPGYGKTTLLEYVADRLGLLMVRVDGPALGTGTTSLDPDRAPDAAARREVEKIVFALEAGSNVLLHLDDIQHLSPELLEKFIPLCDSQRRIEAVSDGRARSFDLRGRRFAVCLAGNPYTASGRRFTIPDMLANRADVWNLGEVLSGRGELFAQSFLENALAANPVLAPLAGGDPAELRLLIRLGSGDPAARADQLGRAVPDLDRVLATLTRLSTVQRTVLAVNRAYTASAAQDDATRTEPPFLLQGSYRTMNALAARIDPLLDERELEALLDDHYRAEAQTLGNAAEANLLRLAQLRGRATAEQTARWEQVRTGYPAG, from the coding sequence CGGCTGGCCGACCTGGTCCGGACCCCGGCCGGGCTGCTGCTCGCCGTCTTCCGCACCGGGACCGGCGGGGGAGCGGCCGAGGGAAGGGCCCCGGAGGACATCCGGGTGCTGCGCTGGCAGCTCAGCGGCGACCGCTGGGAGTACCTGGACGGCCACGGCGAACGCGACCTCCCCCGGCACCCGCCGTTCGAGCTCGACTGGACGCCGACCGGCCGCGAGCAGCACCGGCAGGGCCGGATCGTCATCGACCTGCCCGGCGACACCGGCAGCGGCACCGGCGGTGCGGTCTCGGTCGCCACGACCGGCGGGATGCTCACCGTGGCCGCCGCCGACGGCCGCACCCTGTTCGAGGAGCCCGTCGCGGAGCCGCTGCAGAGCCTCGCCGACGCCACTGTCGACCACGCCTCGCCCGCACCGCTGCTGGTGCTCCGGATCCGCCCCTACAAGGAGCCCGAGGACCGCTATCTGGTCGTCAACACCCGTACCGGCAGCGTCCGCCGGCACGACTCGCTGGCCCAGGGGGCGCGGCTGCTCCCGGCCGAGCAGGGCCTGATCTTCCCCGACGGCTGCGAACTCGCCGACGGCACCCACCGCAGCTTCCGCGCCGAGGCCGGGGCCATGCGCTTCGACGCCGTCGTCCACTCCCCCAACGGCGAGGACCTGCTCTACGTCCTGCGCAGCCCGGGCCGGGCCCGGGTGCTGCTGCTGCCGTGGAACACCGTCCGCCGCGAGGCCGGCGCACCGCTCCACGGCGCCGCCCACACGCTGCTGCCCGACGGCACGCTGGTGCTGCTCAAGCCCGGACGCGAGGCCGTCCGCAGCCACGACGTCCAGCTCTGGCACACGCCCTTCACCTCCGCCGAGTACGCCGCCGCCCAGCCGGTCGGCGAGGGACCGCTCGCCCGGATCGGCAACGCCGACCTGGTCCGTGGCATCGCCGACTGCCTGGACGCGGTCCGCAGCGGCGCCGCCGACGACACCGATCCGGCGGTCGTCGTCGACGCCTGCGCCAAGGCCGCGGACCGGCACCACTGGCTGGCCGCCACCGGGCTGCTCGAACCGCTGGCCGAACTCCGCGCCGCCGCCGAACTCCTGGGCGCCGAAAGGGAACGCGTCGCCGCCCTCGCCGTCCGCGCCGCCGAGGCCCTGGACCAGGCCCGCGAGCAGACCGCCGCGCTGCTCCGCCGGGCGCAGGGCGAACCGCCGACCGACGCCGACGCCTGGGCGCTGCTGCTGGACGGGCTCCGGCGGGCCCAGGGCCGCACCCGGCTGCTGCGCGAGCTGCCGCAACTCGACCTGGAGGCCCTGGCCGAGGTCGAGCAGCGGCTCGCCGCCGGACTCACCGCCGCCACCGGACGCGCCCTCGCCTTCCTGGCCGGCCCCGACGCCTTCACCGCACCGCTCGCCGCCGCGGAGGCCGCGGCCGTGGAGGCCGCCGCGACCGGCACCGCCGCCGAAGCCGCGGAGCTCGCGGCCCGGCTCACCGCCCAGGCCGAGGCTCTGACCACGGTCGGCGACCTGGTCACCGGCGCCCAGCTCGGCGACGGGCAGTCCGACAACGGTGGAGCCCCGGGCGAGGGCGACGGCGCCGACGCCACCACCGGCACCGCCGTGCTGCTCGCCCTCGGCGAGGTGCTGGCCGCCGTCAACCGCGCCCGCGCCGTTCTCGACGCCCGCCGCCGCAGCCTGCTGGACGAGGAGCACCGGGCCGCCCACGCCGCCGAGTCGGCCCTGCTCGCCCAGGCCACCACGGCCGGGCTGGCCGCCGCCGACACCCCCGCCGGCTGCGACGAGCAGCTCGCCAGGCTGCTGCTCAGGCTGGACGGTCTGGACGCCCGCTTCGCCGAGGCCGAGGACCTCGCCGAACGGCTCGCCGCGCGCCGCGAGGAGATCCAGCAGGCCTTCGCCGTCCGCCGGCAGTCGCTGCTCGACGAGGCCGCCGCCCGCGCCGCCCGGACCGCCGCCTCCGCCGGGCGCGCGCTGGAGGCGCTGCGCCGCCGGCTGGCCGCCCTGCCCGCCGCCGAGGACGTCCACACCTGCCTCGCCACCGACCCGATGGCGGTCCGGGTCCGCTCCGCCGCCGCCGAGCTGCGCGAACTCGGCGACCCGGTCCGGGCACAGGAGTTGGACGACGGCCTGACCGCCGCCGGACGGCTGGCCGCCCGGGCCCTGCGCGACCGGGCCGAGCTGTCCGCCGACGGCGGCGCCACCGTCCGCCTCGGCCGGCACCGGTTCGCCGTCCACCGCGAGCCGGTCGAACTGGCGCTGCTGCCCGACGGCGACGGCCTGGTCTATGCCGTCACCGGAACCGGCTACCGCCGCCCGGCCACCGACCCGGCGCTGCTGGCCGGCCGGGAGTTCTGGACCCAGACCCTGGTCAGCGAGGACCCCGGGCTCTGCCGGGCCGAGTACCTGGCCACCGGGCTGCTCGACGCCACGTCACCGTCCTTCTCCGGTACGGACGGTGAGGCCATCGGTGCGGAACTGCTGGAGCTGGTCCGCAGGGCGGCGGAGACGGCGTACGACGAGGGATACGAGCGGGGCGTGCACGACCAGGACGCAGCGCTCATCCTCGGCGCGCTGCGGCGGCTGCGCGCCGGAGCGGGGCTGCTGCGCCATCCCGCGCCGCAGCGCGCGACCGCGCAGCTCTTCTGGGCGCACGGCGCGTCCGAAACGGCCCGCTCCGCCTGGCAGCTCCGCGCCCGCTCGCTGACCGCCGCCCGCGCCGCCTTCGGCCCCGGCAGCGCCCCTACCCCGGCGGACGTCCCGGCCCCACTGACCGTCCCGGCCGCATTGACCGACCTGGCCGCCGAACTCACCGATGCCATCGACGCCTTCGCCCGCGCCACCGGCCTCCCTCCGGCCCCGGACGTCGGGACCTACCTGGCGGAGGAGCTGGCCGCCGCCCCCGAGGGCTTCGCCTGCGGCAGCGCCGCCCGGCAGCTGCTCGACGGGCTCCGCCACGCCGCCGGGCCCCGGCCCGAGGAGGACCTGCGGCAGTTGGGCGACGACCTCGCCGCCCGGCACCAACTCGCCACCGGCTGGCTCGACTCCTACGCCGACGCCACCGGCCTCCCCGCCGCCGACCGCGCCGCCCGGCCCGAGGCGGTCGCCCTGCTGTGCGCGGCCGACCTGCCGCGCTACCCGGTCGACGCGCCGCTCAGCGAGACCGTCGACGGGCTGCTCGGCCGCCACCCCCGGATCCAGGACCGCCGCCTCACCGTTCGCATCGACGAACTCCCCTACCGCGCAGCCGCGTTCCGCCGACAGCGGGTCCCGGCCCACCGCGCCTTCCAGCGACAGCGCGCGGAGCTGCTCACCGCCGAACGGAACCGGCTGCGCCTGGAGGAGTACCGGCCCCGGCCGCTGTCCGGCTTCGTCCGCAACCAGCTCATCGACGAGGTCTACCTGCCGCTGGTCGGCGACAACCTCGCCCGGCAGCTCGGCGCCGCGGACTCCGCCTCCGCCGACCGCAGCGGGCTGCTGCTCCTCCTCTCCCCTCCCGGCTACGGCAAGACGACCCTGCTGGAGTACGTCGCCGACCGGCTCGGACTGCTGATGGTCCGGGTCGACGGCCCGGCCCTGGGCACCGGGACGACCTCGCTCGACCCCGACCGGGCGCCGGACGCCGCCGCCCGCCGCGAGGTGGAGAAGATCGTCTTCGCACTGGAGGCGGGCAGCAATGTGCTGTTGCACCTCGACGACATCCAGCACCTGTCCCCCGAGCTGCTGGAGAAGTTCATCCCGCTCTGCGACAGCCAGCGCCGGATCGAGGCCGTCTCCGACGGCCGGGCCCGCAGCTTCGACCTGCGCGGACGCCGCTTCGCCGTCTGCCTGGCCGGCAACCCGTACACGGCCTCGGGCCGACGCTTCACCATTCCCGACATGCTGGCCAACCGCGCCGACGTGTGGAACCTCGGCGAGGTGCTGTCCGGGCGCGGGGAACTGTTCGCCCAGAGCTTCCTGGAGAACGCCCTCGCCGCCAATCCCGTGCTCGCCCCGCTGGCCGGCGGCGACCCGGCCGAACTGCGGCTGCTGATCCGGCTCGGCTCCGGCGACCCGGCCGCCCGGGCCGACCAGCTCGGCCGCGCCGTACCCGACCTGGACCGGGTGCTGGCCACGCTGACCCGGCTGAGCACCGTCCAGCGCACCGTGCTCGCGGTCAACCGGGCGTACACCGCCTCGGCCGCCCAGGACGACGCGACCAGGACCGAACCGCCGTTCCTGCTCCAGGGCTCCTACCGGACCATGAACGCCCTGGCTGCCCGGATCGACCCGCTGCTCGACGAACGGGAGCTGGAGGCCCTGCTGGACGACCACTACCGGGCCGAGGCACAGACCCTCGGCAACGCCGCCGAGGCCAACCTGCTGCGCCTCGCCCAGCTGCGTGGACGGGCGACCGCCGAGCAGACCGCGCGCTGGGAGCAGGTCCGCACGGGCTACCCGGCCGGCTGA
- a CDS encoding DeoR/GlpR family DNA-binding transcription regulator, which produces MSNADRHRLIARAVKDSGSATVPELAELTGASEMTVRRDLDALAAQGVLERFRGGARTLLLRGEEPPFALRAHEAVDAKRRIAAEVSRLVADGETVLLDTGTTCLEVARLLHGRQLTVMPLSLQAIHALSDAPAATALMVPGGRPRNGEGALTGPLTLASLAALRFDTAVLGCCGLSAAEGLTAYDLDDAAVKKGIIASTRRIIAAADGGKLGRTAHAYVGPSTLVHTLVTDTAAPADEVAALEAAGTVVRTV; this is translated from the coding sequence ATGAGCAACGCAGACCGGCACCGACTGATCGCCCGGGCCGTGAAGGACTCGGGCAGTGCCACTGTCCCGGAACTCGCCGAGCTGACCGGCGCCTCGGAGATGACCGTCCGCCGCGATCTGGACGCCCTGGCCGCGCAGGGCGTGCTCGAACGATTCCGTGGCGGGGCGCGCACCCTGCTGCTGCGCGGCGAGGAGCCGCCCTTCGCCCTGCGCGCCCACGAGGCGGTCGACGCCAAGCGCCGGATCGCCGCCGAGGTCTCGCGACTCGTCGCGGACGGCGAGACCGTCCTGCTCGACACCGGCACCACCTGCCTGGAGGTCGCCCGACTGCTGCACGGCCGACAGCTCACCGTGATGCCCCTGTCCTTGCAGGCCATCCACGCACTCAGCGACGCCCCCGCCGCGACCGCCCTGATGGTGCCCGGCGGACGGCCCCGCAACGGTGAGGGCGCCCTGACCGGCCCCCTCACCCTCGCCTCCCTCGCGGCGCTGCGCTTCGACACCGCGGTCCTCGGCTGCTGCGGCCTGAGCGCCGCCGAGGGCCTGACCGCCTACGACCTCGACGACGCGGCAGTGAAGAAGGGGATCATCGCCTCCACCCGCCGCATCATCGCCGCCGCCGACGGCGGCAAACTCGGCCGCACCGCCCATGCCTACGTCGGCCCCTCCACCCTCGTGCACACCCTCGTCACCGACACTGCCGCGCCCGCCGACGAGGTGGCGGCGCTCGAAGCGGCCGGCACCGTCGTCAGGACCGTCTAG
- a CDS encoding TIGR03667 family PPOX class F420-dependent oxidoreductase: MGLTSQLPQNKRERVEARLRSNLIAWLTTVGPDGQPASVPVWFLLREDGTILLYSQPGKAKLRNIVGNPRVSLTLDVTDLGRDVVRIEGTLRQSHDEPAAHEQPAFAAKYLERIGVVFGTPEKFAELFSVALVLTPSRLHA; the protein is encoded by the coding sequence ATGGGACTCACGTCGCAACTTCCTCAGAACAAGCGCGAACGGGTCGAGGCCCGGCTGCGGAGCAACCTCATCGCCTGGCTGACCACGGTGGGCCCGGACGGACAGCCGGCCAGCGTCCCGGTCTGGTTCCTGCTGCGCGAGGACGGCACGATCCTGCTCTACAGCCAGCCGGGGAAGGCCAAGCTCCGCAACATCGTCGGGAACCCCCGGGTGAGCCTGACCCTCGACGTCACCGACCTCGGCCGGGACGTCGTCCGGATCGAGGGGACCCTCCGGCAGAGCCACGACGAGCCGGCCGCGCACGAGCAACCGGCCTTTGCGGCCAAGTACCTGGAGCGGATAGGGGTGGTGTTCGGCACCCCCGAGAAGTTCGCCGAGCTCTTCTCCGTCGCCCTGGTCCTCACGCCGAGCAGGCTCCACGCCTGA
- a CDS encoding PucR family transcriptional regulator, protein MATAWAELLNEVAHTGRKLRREELESFRADGDLAATRGRGLAEVIDEQLASTGTVWLGRAVDAPSMAALRAAVSALAEGHGRAHRHRLQQEEASRREFLADLLSNRSDLGRLAEHAERFGLNLSCAHVVAVAEGDGYDLEDPLVRGVERQLLGRLGEQEVLLAVKHGRLVCIVPSGPGESRAVKGFAALTQGRRVAVGRAHSGPGGVLHSYEEARTALEQATRLNLPGPLLHAADLLVLPVLLRDREALADLVHSVLGPLAGARGGAAPLLETLAVYAEARFVAAEAARRLDLSVRALSYRLARITQLTGLDPDDSLQRYTLETAALGARLLGWPEPESLPESLPEPLRGPLPDPAPEAWPEPWPDGGRDQPAG, encoded by the coding sequence ATGGCCACCGCCTGGGCCGAGTTGCTGAACGAAGTCGCACATACCGGGCGCAAGCTGCGGCGCGAGGAGTTGGAGTCCTTCCGCGCGGACGGGGACCTGGCCGCCACCAGGGGCCGGGGGCTGGCCGAGGTGATCGACGAGCAGCTGGCCAGCACCGGGACGGTCTGGCTCGGCCGGGCGGTCGACGCCCCCTCGATGGCCGCGCTCCGCGCCGCCGTCTCGGCGCTGGCCGAGGGGCACGGTCGGGCGCACCGGCACCGGCTGCAGCAGGAGGAGGCGAGCCGCCGCGAGTTCCTCGCGGACCTGCTCAGCAACCGCAGCGACCTGGGGCGGCTGGCGGAGCACGCCGAGCGCTTCGGGCTGAACCTGTCCTGTGCGCATGTCGTGGCCGTGGCCGAGGGGGACGGCTACGACCTGGAGGACCCGCTGGTGCGCGGCGTGGAGCGGCAGTTGCTCGGCCGCCTCGGCGAGCAGGAGGTGCTGCTCGCGGTGAAGCACGGCCGGCTGGTGTGCATCGTGCCGAGCGGCCCCGGTGAGAGCCGTGCGGTCAAGGGCTTCGCGGCGCTGACCCAGGGCCGCCGGGTGGCGGTCGGCCGGGCGCACAGCGGCCCGGGCGGGGTGCTGCACTCCTACGAGGAGGCCAGGACCGCGCTGGAGCAGGCGACCCGGCTCAATCTGCCGGGGCCGCTGCTCCACGCGGCGGACCTGCTGGTGCTGCCGGTGCTGCTGCGGGACCGGGAGGCGCTGGCCGACCTGGTGCACAGCGTGCTCGGTCCGCTGGCGGGCGCCAGGGGCGGCGCGGCCCCGCTGCTGGAGACCCTCGCGGTGTACGCGGAGGCCCGCTTCGTGGCGGCCGAGGCCGCGCGGCGGCTGGACCTGAGCGTCCGGGCGCTGTCCTACCGGCTGGCCCGGATAACCCAGTTGACCGGACTGGACCCGGACGACTCGCTCCAGCGCTACACCCTGGAGACGGCGGCGCTGGGGGCCCGGCTGCTGGGCTGGCCCGAACCGGAGTCACTGCCTGAGTCACTGCCGGAGCCGCTGCGGGGGCCGCTGCCGGACCCGGCTCCGGAGGCCTGGCCGGAGCCCTGGCCGGACGGCGGGCGGGATCAGCCGGCCGGGTAG
- a CDS encoding MFS transporter produces the protein MERSLRAARVATFVYFVLDGTLMGMWLVQIPAVEKRVGISNATLGSLLVLLGLGAFLGMQVAGRLADRFGTRLVVPASAVLCGASLVLPGLAREPWALAGALLVFGFGNGCLDVSMNAHAVHVEKAYNRPVMSAFHATFSVGGVIAALVGARAAGAGMSPAAILGASGAVGIVVALLAARSLLATVPASPGPVAGPGATALEGMGEPAAKRRTAPRRIWILAALALMCMLCEGVANDWSALEAKNILGAPAATASFAYGTYAAAMTIGRLLADRVSRRFGSAAVLRYGAAAGAVGLTVVAFSPWIWTALVGWAVFGLGLSGCVPQLFSAAGHTDPAAAGANVSRVAGLGYLGMLAGPALIGWMTRLMGLNHTFLLPALLLVVAAVAAGILRTGAQRESEPEPEPETEPAQCP, from the coding sequence ATGGAACGTTCACTGCGAGCCGCCCGCGTGGCGACCTTCGTCTACTTCGTCCTCGACGGCACCTTGATGGGCATGTGGCTGGTGCAGATCCCCGCCGTCGAGAAGCGCGTGGGCATCAGCAACGCGACGCTGGGAAGCCTGCTGGTGCTCCTCGGCCTCGGCGCCTTCCTCGGCATGCAGGTCGCCGGCCGGTTGGCCGACCGGTTCGGCACGCGCCTCGTGGTCCCCGCCTCGGCCGTGCTGTGCGGTGCGTCGCTGGTACTGCCGGGCCTGGCCCGGGAGCCCTGGGCGCTGGCCGGCGCGCTGCTGGTGTTCGGCTTCGGCAACGGCTGCCTGGACGTGAGCATGAACGCCCATGCCGTGCACGTGGAGAAGGCCTACAACCGCCCCGTCATGTCCGCCTTCCACGCCACCTTCTCGGTCGGCGGGGTCATCGCCGCGCTCGTCGGGGCCCGGGCGGCCGGCGCGGGGATGAGTCCCGCCGCGATCCTCGGCGCCTCGGGAGCCGTGGGCATCGTCGTCGCCCTGCTCGCGGCCCGCAGCCTGCTGGCGACCGTACCGGCCTCGCCCGGACCCGTGGCCGGGCCCGGAGCAACGGCCCTGGAAGGCATGGGGGAACCGGCGGCGAAGCGGCGTACCGCCCCCCGACGCATCTGGATCCTCGCCGCCCTGGCACTGATGTGCATGCTCTGCGAGGGCGTCGCCAACGACTGGAGTGCGCTGGAGGCGAAGAACATCCTCGGTGCCCCCGCAGCCACCGCCTCGTTCGCCTACGGCACCTACGCCGCGGCCATGACCATCGGCAGGCTGCTGGCCGATCGCGTCTCCCGGCGATTCGGGTCGGCAGCCGTCCTGCGCTACGGCGCGGCCGCCGGCGCCGTCGGCCTCACGGTCGTGGCCTTCTCCCCGTGGATCTGGACGGCCCTGGTGGGCTGGGCGGTGTTCGGCCTGGGCCTGTCCGGCTGCGTCCCGCAGTTGTTCAGCGCCGCCGGGCACACGGATCCCGCCGCCGCGGGCGCCAACGTCTCCCGGGTCGCCGGCCTCGGCTACCTCGGGATGCTCGCCGGCCCGGCGCTGATCGGCTGGATGACCCGGCTCATGGGGCTCAACCACACGTTCCTGCTTCCGGCGCTGCTGTTGGTGGTCGCCGCCGTCGCCGCCGGGATCCTGCGCACCGGAGCCCAGCGGGAGTCCGAACCCGAGCCGGAACCCGAGACCGAACCGGCGCAGTGCCCTTGA
- a CDS encoding response regulator transcription factor — protein sequence MSISVLIADDQAMVRGGLRLILEDQPDLVVVGEAADGAEAVALARRLRPDVCLVDVRMPLLDGIEVTRALAGPVVADPLRVVVVTTFDLDEYVHGALRAGAVGFVLKDAGPALLVEAVRAAHSGDALISPSVTLRLLRHLAPERGAGAGAAAGAGSGAGSGAVRSGAARPGRPLPGRPLSARENEVIRAIARGRTNQEIAAGLFISLSTVKSHLATIQAKLGVRNRVEIAAWAWAGGLMDGPR from the coding sequence ATGAGCATCAGCGTGCTGATCGCCGACGACCAGGCGATGGTCCGCGGCGGGCTGCGGCTGATCCTGGAGGACCAGCCGGACCTGGTGGTGGTCGGCGAGGCCGCCGACGGCGCGGAGGCGGTCGCGCTGGCCCGGCGGCTGCGCCCGGACGTGTGCCTGGTGGACGTCCGGATGCCGCTGCTCGACGGCATCGAGGTCACCCGCGCCCTGGCCGGCCCGGTGGTGGCCGATCCGCTCCGGGTGGTCGTGGTCACCACTTTCGACCTGGACGAGTACGTCCACGGCGCGCTGCGGGCCGGGGCGGTGGGCTTCGTGCTGAAGGACGCCGGTCCGGCGCTGCTGGTCGAGGCGGTCCGGGCCGCCCACAGCGGGGACGCGCTGATCTCCCCCTCGGTCACCCTGCGGCTGCTGCGGCACCTCGCCCCGGAGCGCGGTGCGGGCGCGGGGGCGGCCGCCGGTGCGGGGTCGGGTGCGGGGTCGGGTGCGGTGCGGTCGGGTGCGGCGCGGCCGGGCCGTCCGCTGCCCGGCCGTCCGCTGTCGGCGCGGGAGAACGAGGTGATCCGGGCCATCGCCCGGGGCCGGACCAACCAGGAGATCGCGGCGGGCCTCTTCATCTCGCTCAGCACGGTCAAGAGCCATCTGGCGACGATCCAGGCCAAACTCGGGGTCCGCAACCGGGTCGAGATCGCGGCCTGGGCCTGGGCGGGCGGGCTCATGGACGGACCCCGCTGA